The DNA sequence CATCAAAATGGACGTACACAGCTGTCTTGAACGCAGCACAGAAATCactatcttttattttttgaagtGCATTCTGAGCAAGATGCCAGCTACATAGTCAATGGGTCGCGTTAGGGAACTCACTCCGAATCGCCTCCTTCATACACTCGTGACCATCTGTGACAACAACTTTTGGCTCCTTACTCTCCATAACCTCCAAAAAATGGCCCAACAACCATTTATATGATGGAATCTTTTCATCCTCTAGCAAACCAAATCCAAACATAATAGTCTGCCTATGGTGGTTAGTACCAGAAAAAATAACCAGAGGCATGTTGTAGAGATTCTTCTTGTAAGTGGAATCAAATGCCAACACATCTTCGAAGCACTTATAATTATATTGCATGTGGCCATCTGACCAAAAAAGATTACCTAGATGCTTCTCAACGCAGTACGAATATTTTACAATTACTAACGGATCCATCTCAATCTTACACTTTAAATAACTAATTGTTGCCGTAGCGTCCCATTCAACAATGCGGGATTGCCAAACATCATCCATATAGTTATACAAATCTTTCTTGATAAAGTTGACATTCCGATATCCACCACACAAGTGAGCAAAGAACCCCATGATTTGAGTTGTCTGGAATCCAGCCTCTTGCATGCTGTGTATGTGAGCTTTATTTCCATCAGTCAACTTTCGATGCGGCACCATTATGTTGGTGAAATCTAGTGGGGCCGAATCGTGACTATAATCCACAATAAACGTTTTCGTCCTCCACTTTCTAGAACTCATGTCCAAGTATACAACATACTTGGCATAACAATAGGTTCTGGTCTCTGCTTTATGAGCCATCTTCCTATCGACCCTCTCATAGTGCTTCTTCTCATGCAAACCTTGTTGATTGCAATAAAAGAACTTCCGCACGATATTCCTTTCCTCATTTTTCACAGAATCACCCTTTCGTACAGCGAATCCAGTCACTTTCACAAAAGCCACAGATGCTTTGTACGCCTCTTCCACACTATTATACTTGGCTGATTCCAATGCGGCGGCAGTTAAAACCGTTGATCCCAATTCTTCGTCACCATGTGGATTGTCAGCCGCAACGTGTATTCCTGTTGGTACCGGCATGGAACCCTCATCACCAGCCACTGAACCATCTTCTCTATTCCCCACTGCCGATTGCCCTTCCTCTGTCTCTAGTGACTGTGCAACACTTCCTTCATCGTCATCCTTTGAGTCTGTGCTCCATCCATCAGTCCATTGGACGGAGAAATCAACTTCCTTCTCCAAGGCTTTCCATCTCAAATCGGCAGCACTGTAAAAAGAAATTCTCATTCTAAAAAAGGCTAACTATTA is a window from the Arachis stenosperma cultivar V10309 chromosome 3, arast.V10309.gnm1.PFL2, whole genome shotgun sequence genome containing:
- the LOC130966239 gene encoding protein FAR1-RELATED SEQUENCE 5-like, translating into MRISFYSAADLRWKALEKEVDFSVQWTDGWSTDSKDDDEGSVAQSLETEEGQSAVGNREDGSVAGDEGSMPVPTGIHVAADNPHGDEELGSTVLTAAALESAKYNSVEEAYKASVAFVKVTGFAVRKGDSVKNEERNIVRKFFYCNQQGLHEKKHYERVDRKMAHKAETRTYCYAKYVVYLDMSSRKWRTKTFIVDYSHDSAPLDFTNIMVPHRKLTDGNKAHIHSMQEAGFQTTQIMGFFAHLCGGYRNVNFIKKDLYNYMDDVWQSRIVEWDATATISYLKCKIEMDPLVIVKYSYCVEKHLGNLFWSDGHMQYNYKCFEDVLAFDSTYKKNLYNMPLVIFSGTNHHRQTIMFGFGLLEDEKIPSYKWLLGHFLEVMESKEPKVVVTDGHECMKEAIRTVYVHFDVKDFEDYWAEVVHSFGLEDNDWIASTYEKKEQWVHAYLCDKFCAGLRTTSRCEGINSSLKKFIKSENCLLELVENLDRVVKDYHNNEFIVDYKSLYTDPVLTTGLESLERLASKLYTREIFFEVKEQIESVGGMIVLHKDRFGSIEKFMLRKFRKPHRVHVVLYNKSSDKFECSCKLLNSVGILCGHIFCVLKELDIQELLNRMVLKRWCKDAKFDRISTTEVQSDPDRAFRIRYGALWAACLKMCFLAAQGLETYEKVVNVVANMSNELESMCYIGDKGGHAHLVGNDIDIGNPHIIRSKGAPRGSINAKNGRCCRRCFGFDHDHRNCLVDEDNADEV